From Vigna unguiculata cultivar IT97K-499-35 chromosome 5, ASM411807v1, whole genome shotgun sequence, the proteins below share one genomic window:
- the LOC114185709 gene encoding thaumatin-like protein: protein MAKISFFLFSLAAFCYIILTDGAQLIVVNNCGESVWPGILGGAGQQSPKDGGMHLGSGEEIVLEVPEKWSGRIWGRQGCSFDSDGNGHCVTGDCNGKLHCRGQGGVPPATVVEMTLGSSSSPLHFYDVSLVDGFNLPVSMKPIGGGVGCGVASCEVDLNICCPSALEVKRNGRVVGCKSACLAMQSAKYCCTGNYSDPKTCKPTLFAHLFKAICPKAYSYAYDDSSSLNRCRAPRYVITFCPPPL from the exons ATGGCGAAAATctccttctttctcttctctctggCTGCATTCTGTTACATCATACTCACAG ATGGTGCTCAACTTATTGTAGTGAACAACTGTGGGGAAAGTGTGTGGCCAGGGATACTTGGCGGTGCAGGGCAGCAAAGTCCAAAAGATGGTGGGATGCATCTTGGAAGTGGTGAAGAAATTGTGCTTGAAGTGCCAGAAAAGTGGTCAGGGAGAATTTGGGGTAGGCAAGGTTGTAGCTTTGACAGTGATGGAAATGGGCACTGTGTCACTGGTGACTGCAATGGGAAGCTACATTGTAGAGGGCAAGGAGGGGTGCCACCAGCAACAGTGGTGGAAATGACCCTTGGATCTTCCTCTTCCCCTTTGCACTTCTATGATGTGAGTTTGGTGGATGGCTTCAACTTGCCAGTTTCCATGAAGCCCATTGGGGGTGGAGTTGGGTGTGGAGTGGCATCCTGTGAGGTGGATTTGAACATTTGTTGTCCATCAGCACTTGAGGTGAAGAGAAATGGCAGAGTTGTGGGGTGTAAAAGTGCATGCTTGGCTATGCAATCAGCTAAATATTGCTGCACAGGGAATTATTCTGACCCTAAAACTTGCAAGCCTACACTTTTTGCTCATCTCTTTAAGGCTATATGTCCTAAGGCTTATAGTTATGCCTATGATGACTCTAGCAGCCTTAACAGATGCAGGGCTCCAAGGTATGTTATCACCTTCTGCCCTCCTCCACTGTAA